The Tissierellales bacterium genome has a window encoding:
- a CDS encoding YbaB/EbfC family nucleoid-associated protein — MARGKFPGMGNMGGMMKQMQKAQKQMEKLQQELEEKEVEASAGGGAVTVKANGKKEIVSISIDEDVVDPEDVEMLEDLVMAAVNEALREAEDLMAEGMKKLTGGMNIPGLF; from the coding sequence ATGGCAAGAGGTAAGTTCCCAGGTATGGGAAATATGGGTGGCATGATGAAGCAAATGCAGAAAGCACAAAAGCAAATGGAAAAATTGCAACAAGAATTAGAGGAAAAGGAAGTAGAAGCAAGTGCAGGTGGTGGAGCTGTAACTGTTAAGGCTAATGGAAAGAAAGAAATAGTTTCAATATCCATAGATGAAGATGTTGTAGATCCTGAAGATGTAGAAATGTTGGAAGACTTGGTAATGGCAGCAGTAAATGAAGCATTAAGAGAAGCAGAAGATCTTATGGCTGAAGGAATGAAAAAGTTAACTGGAGGAATGAATATACCAGGTCTTTTCTAG
- a CDS encoding DUF1850 domain-containing protein, producing MMKKELNSKIIGKRGIILIIFIILLIIYLYPIYILEASDYETDKYLRSWKVQKYDRFSIKHIHSVQLVPVIEIYSINHNGDIILEESYFHSYGAGLPATTPYDFSITENGFKIYNINEKMDNLIYRTGAVKAEHQIYINKHYEAFLDFSEPRTSVKFDVKKISFLKQLLREVFQ from the coding sequence ATGATGAAAAAGGAATTAAACAGTAAAATTATAGGGAAGAGAGGTATAATTTTAATTATTTTTATAATTTTATTAATTATATATCTTTATCCCATTTATATTTTAGAAGCATCTGATTACGAAACAGATAAGTATTTAAGAAGTTGGAAAGTTCAGAAATATGATAGGTTCAGTATAAAGCACATTCATTCTGTTCAATTGGTACCCGTTATAGAAATATACTCTATTAACCATAATGGGGATATTATACTTGAGGAATCTTATTTCCATTCCTATGGTGCTGGCTTACCAGCCACAACTCCTTATGATTTCAGTATAACGGAAAATGGCTTTAAAATATACAATATTAACGAAAAAATGGATAATCTTATTTATAGGACTGGTGCCGTTAAAGCAGAGCACCAGATCTATATTAATAAGCATTATGAAGCCTTTTTGGATTTTTCGGAACCTAGGACTAGCGTAAAATTTGATGTTAAGAAAATATCTTTTTTAAAACAGTTATTAAGGGAGGTTTTTCAATGA
- the dnaX gene encoding DNA polymerase III subunit gamma/tau, with protein MYKALYRQYRPKTFDEVIGQEHITTTLKNQIFNGNIGHAYLFSGTKGTGKTSTAKIFARAVNCIDLKDGNPCNSCEICKGILDESIMDVIEMDAASNSSVDDIRELRDKVQYAPAKAKYKVYIMDEVHMLSNDAFNALLKTLEEPPAHLIFILATTESERLPQTILSRCQRFDFRRIGTGNIVSSLKNICKDLDIKYEESALQLIARNAEGAMRDAVSLLDQCISFNKDELRLKDSLEILGIANKDIIFNIVDNLKEKDLEKSLYIVDDIVQSGIDINQFIKDLILHFRNLMIAKSSKNPYDIIDMEEEAIKKYEIQAENMSLKFILKALDLLNEGENQAKWSTQPRIILEMSIIKLINLEDELSLEERVKKLEDFISTGKTMIPEKTMERQFGRRNVQKNMKKPITKEKVDKKEEKVYIGKERIDLEKGKTAEDELITEGTGFEFDKVVDEWELILNYIRKENVVVYALLKEGRPLSVRNNLLTIGYKENFGVHKEALEKKHQDFVNKVISRYFNKSVRVKFTMEDEVNNSSNDNVKDNKLNEVVDFFGEDFVEVKND; from the coding sequence ATGTATAAAGCACTTTATAGACAATATAGGCCTAAAACTTTTGACGAAGTAATAGGGCAGGAACATATTACAACTACATTAAAAAATCAGATTTTTAATGGAAATATAGGCCATGCCTATTTATTTTCTGGAACTAAGGGAACAGGAAAGACCTCTACAGCTAAAATATTTGCAAGAGCTGTAAATTGTATAGATTTAAAGGATGGTAATCCTTGTAATTCTTGTGAAATCTGTAAGGGCATATTAGACGAAAGTATCATGGATGTAATAGAAATGGATGCAGCAAGTAATAGTAGTGTAGATGATATAAGAGAACTTAGGGATAAGGTACAGTATGCTCCTGCAAAGGCAAAGTATAAGGTATATATTATGGACGAGGTGCATATGCTTTCAAATGATGCATTTAATGCACTTTTAAAGACCTTAGAGGAACCACCAGCACATTTAATATTTATATTGGCAACTACTGAATCGGAAAGGCTTCCCCAAACCATACTATCTAGATGTCAAAGATTTGATTTTAGGAGGATAGGTACTGGTAATATAGTTTCAAGTTTAAAAAATATATGTAAAGATTTAGATATTAAATATGAAGAAAGTGCACTACAATTAATAGCTAGAAATGCTGAAGGAGCTATGAGAGATGCAGTAAGTCTTTTAGATCAATGTATATCTTTTAATAAAGATGAGTTAAGATTAAAAGACTCTTTAGAAATACTAGGTATTGCAAATAAAGATATTATATTTAATATAGTTGATAATTTAAAAGAGAAGGATCTGGAAAAATCTTTATATATTGTAGATGATATTGTACAAAGTGGAATAGATATTAATCAATTTATAAAAGATTTAATACTTCATTTTAGGAATCTTATGATTGCTAAATCCTCTAAGAATCCTTATGACATCATAGATATGGAAGAAGAGGCTATAAAGAAGTATGAAATTCAAGCAGAAAACATGTCTCTGAAATTTATTCTTAAGGCTTTAGACCTGCTAAATGAGGGAGAAAATCAAGCTAAATGGTCGACTCAGCCTAGAATTATACTTGAAATGTCTATTATAAAACTGATAAACTTAGAAGATGAATTATCTTTAGAAGAAAGAGTGAAAAAGCTTGAAGATTTTATAAGCACTGGAAAAACTATGATTCCAGAAAAAACTATGGAAAGACAATTTGGAAGAAGAAATGTTCAAAAAAATATGAAAAAGCCTATAACAAAGGAAAAAGTAGATAAAAAAGAAGAAAAAGTATATATAGGGAAAGAAAGGATAGATTTAGAGAAGGGAAAAACAGCTGAGGATGAATTGATTACAGAAGGTACAGGATTTGAATTTGATAAAGTAGTAGATGAGTGGGAATTAATTTTAAATTATATAAGAAAAGAAAATGTAGTAGTATATGCTCTTCTTAAAGAAGGTAGACCTTTGAGCGTTAGGAATAATTTATTGACTATAGGATATAAAGAAAATTTTGGTGTTCATAAGGAAGCATTAGAAAAGAAACATCAAGATTTTGTAAATAAAGTTATATCTAGATATTTTAATAAAAGTGTTAGAGTAAAATTTACTATGGAAGATGAAGTGAATAATTCCAGTAATGATAATGTTAAAGATAACAAACTAAATGAAGTCGTTGACTTCTTTGGTGAGGATTTTGTAGAAGTAAAAAATGATTAG
- a CDS encoding TAXI family TRAP transporter solute-binding subunit, whose amino-acid sequence MFKKILIGVLTLVLILSLTVGCSSKNGKQTSTGGKKNYISIATGGTSGTYYPLGGAMAKVFNDNIEGVTANAQSTGASVENIELVSKGETEIAFVQNDIAYYAYTATEIFDDREKIENIRGMAMIYPEVIQVIATKNSNIETIEDLKGKKVAIGAPGSGSEANARQILAAYGMDYDDLGKADFLSFNEAADQLKDKQIDAAFITAGVPTSAVTEVSQTADIVVVPIEEERIAELVEEYPYYTDATIPKDTYKDQKADINTVAVMAMLVVPEDLKEDLVYELTKYLFEEKQEIADTHSRGNDINLESALKGMPIDLHPGAQRYYDEKGIKQ is encoded by the coding sequence ATGTTTAAAAAAATACTAATAGGCGTACTGACCCTAGTGTTAATTTTATCCTTAACAGTGGGGTGCAGCTCTAAAAATGGTAAACAAACAAGTACTGGAGGAAAGAAAAACTATATATCCATTGCTACTGGTGGAACATCTGGAACCTATTATCCATTGGGTGGTGCAATGGCAAAGGTCTTTAATGACAACATAGAAGGTGTAACAGCAAATGCCCAATCAACTGGTGCTTCTGTTGAGAATATTGAATTAGTATCAAAAGGTGAAACGGAAATAGCCTTTGTTCAAAACGATATAGCTTATTACGCTTATACCGCTACCGAGATATTTGATGATCGTGAAAAGATAGAGAACATAAGGGGAATGGCTATGATTTATCCAGAAGTGATTCAGGTCATTGCTACTAAGAATTCAAACATTGAAACTATTGAAGATTTAAAAGGCAAAAAAGTTGCTATTGGTGCACCTGGTTCTGGTAGTGAAGCAAATGCTAGACAAATTTTAGCAGCTTATGGTATGGATTATGATGACTTAGGAAAGGCGGATTTTTTATCTTTTAACGAAGCAGCAGACCAATTAAAGGATAAACAAATTGATGCAGCTTTCATTACAGCAGGAGTACCAACTTCCGCAGTTACAGAGGTTTCTCAAACTGCAGATATTGTAGTAGTTCCTATAGAAGAAGAAAGAATTGCTGAACTTGTCGAAGAATATCCTTATTATACAGATGCTACTATACCGAAAGATACCTATAAAGATCAAAAAGCAGATATAAATACTGTAGCTGTAATGGCAATGTTAGTTGTACCAGAAGATTTAAAAGAAGATTTAGTTTATGAACTGACTAAGTATTTATTTGAAGAGAAACAGGAAATTGCCGATACCCATAGTAGAGGTAATGACATAAATCTAGAATCAGCTTTAAAAGGTATGCCTATCGACCTACACCCTGGTGCACAAAGGTATTATGATGAAAAAGGAATTAAACAGTAA